The Danio rerio strain Tuebingen ecotype United States chromosome 20, GRCz12tu, whole genome shotgun sequence genome contains the following window.
ATACCTCTCAAGGCAGTGAGCTGCAGTTACGACCCATTGTGGATCAATTAATGTTCCCCCACAGAAATGAATTTTGCCTCTGGTATGAcagaaaatgacagttaataaCTGCATATAGTCTTGGCATTTAGGACCAAGGTGAACTGAAGGGTAGCTTGTTTCTATACCTGGTCCTAAGACTGATCTGCCAAGGCCAGGAATGTGGTTTGGAAACACATCCCCCGACAATACGCCCAAAGCAGCGCTTGGGCTTTGTTGCTGGTTGTCCACATTTCAGACTCTCTGATTAGAAAGGAAGTGCATATTATAAATGTTGCATAGCAAGTCTTTTATAGCCCCAGTAACAAAGATTGACTGATCTGTGAATTTCCCTTGCCAATGGACTCAACAAATCAAGAGGAAAACTGAGAATCCTTACCGCAGTCTGGGATCTGACAGTAATCCCACTTTTTACTTGGGTCTGTTGTGTAACACCAAGGCCCATTTACATCACTGTCTGGGTTTCTGCATTGCTAACAAGGCAATCAataaaaaatggttaaaatatTGTTCATTTTCTGTGAAAAAGTTTGCAAATTCTGCAAAGACCTACATTAGACTCTAGACCCTTGTCTGGATGGGTTTCAGGGGTAAAACTGGCATGCTGATGAGGGGTCATTGACCTCCATGCTTGGCAAGTCACTCCCATGACAGTCATGGATGTGGAACCCCGGTATTCTGCTCCATTGCCATTTTTACAATCttgttaaaagaaacaaaacattgtAACTCACATCGTCTCTGAAATGCAATACGCTTATTtcatgcggccgccattttaaaacatgaaagcGAGGCTGCCAGCAGTTGCGgccattttaaaatgcataaatggtgtaaacatcactttaatatcattccgttcagtttaatttaaacaattaaagcaTATAAGACattaaacaacatcacaatctctttaagagtgtcctcctaggcttcagttcatggcaccattTAAACACCATGAGGGCTTCACTGCTTCAacctatagctgcgtcccaaatggcacactacacactatgcactcatgcactatgtacttatgcacttacacactcaacaggatagtatatgtatgtagtgtcgtcccaaatgtcacacttatgttttttttactaagcgaaaATGCAAACCTgtagtcgttgagtgcgtgaagtgtccatcattacacacttcattttagcggctgaatgagtgcatcatccgggtaattaaagtgcacttattattttttgagttttcagtgtgaacacactacttccactatttatactataaaatggagtagaatagtgcataagtatgcgatttgggatgcagcttatgTAACCTGTTAAGCGGTAAAACAATGCAGTCATCTGTAGCACACCCTTGCgctgtctgtaatagtgttgtcccagtactaaagttttaaaaacgtccatttcctgctaacatctAAGCGCTGATTTGAAATAgcattcaccagtgctcaacagaaatgactgtgattggccatgaaggtaaTCAGTTCACCACTCTTCACCGAGTacaacacagatacacggacatTGGAGCATTCAAAGTCGATTGTTCATCTGTGTTTGCGCTCTTAAACGGCAGTGAAGTGCGGCAAATGGCAAATCAGTGGTGTTGAATTtaacagcgcttaaatgttaacgggaaattgacagtttttttatttcagtaccgaaattcagtatcgtgacaagtctaatatagtgaaagaggAAGAGTTTGTTCAATGGCATCTAAaccgtgtgtttgggaaagaaaacgttagctaactagtgccttTTCCCTTAACTTAGATAAAAATGAGTTCTGACATcctctttattttcactttccgTTCAGATAaaattgtgtcactttctcttcgctgataagatatacagccaggtacacaacgttcCTGTGTGACTCAGGCGATACTTCCAAGTTTCTTTTTCTGCCTTGATTTAGCTTTTTTAATGACTTGGCGTGAAATTAGTCTATGGTACTTTTTACATCTAACATAATTTTTTAGCTTCTAGGTGGATGCACCTTTTTCTGAGGGAGCAGATTGATCTGGAGTAGACTGAGCTGGAGTAGACTGTGTTGGAGTTGTAGCTGCTGGTTTGGCAGGAGGTTCCTGTATGTTGGGCCTGTTGTCACACCGCTCAATATTGCAGTACTCCCACCGAACTGTGGGATCTGTGGTGTAACACCAAGGGGCTCTGTCTCCATCTGGGTTTCTGCACAGGTTTCTCCTTAGATCTCTGCATAAATCACGACATGCGCCAGAGGGGAAATCAGTAAAACTAAAGTTTGCAACAGTTGGCACAGTTTGATGTAGTTTCTTACGCTTTGGGAAAGTTCTGAGGTGTTTTGGAATGTCGATGAGGCTCCATGGATGTCCAGAACTGGCATTTCTTTCCACTTATGGTCTCAGACATGACACCTCGGTATGAACTTCCATCACCCTCATAACATTCCTCACCCTGGGGGATCACGGGCTCCTCTGGGGATCATATATTTACATTACTTATGGCTCTTTTATCAGTACTAGGagtatataatgtaatgtaatatgacATAACAGCAGAATCTAcatttaattgtaaatgttttttgtaataagtCCTTCAAAACAGACCAGGTCTAGGTTGATCTCCACAACTAGGCACACTGCAGTATTCCCAGCGGGTCTCAGGATCTGTAGTGTAACACCATGGACTTCTTTCATTATCAGGATTTCTGCAGTAGTTCCCATCAAGGCCTCTGCGATAGAAATACAGTTTAAGGTTTGTTGCATTCTCTGTGCTGTAAATATTCCCTTTATGTTTGGCATACTAAAGCAAGTCATAGTTGTGTTGTAAAGGATAGCTTAAGCTATGTAAAATCTGTCTGTTTTGTTCTTCTAGTTCATTTATGTAAATCCCTGTACATGGATGGCCCAGTGTTGtggagtttagcttcaactcGTGTTTCTAGTAACCCTGAAGGCCTCAATTAGCTGTTTCAGAATGTTAAATTATGGGTAGAGTAAAACTCTTGAAGAGCAGGAGTGGACATGTTATTCAAGGGTTCCAAATTCTGTTCTTGGAGTgcctttttattattgttttcagagCTTCATTCTGCCACTTCTCAAAACCAGCCTGTAATTTTACTGTTATCTTGAATATCTTAATTAGCTGCTCCATAATGTAATGCACATTTATTTGCCGTATTTATTGTGCTTTACTTATTGTGCTTTGATTGCTTCACAACTTCTGCATAGAGAGTGCTGCTGCTTTTAACTAGTGTTGCTTTCATCATTGAAAACTCTGACTAAATATATTTGTCAACATACCTTTATGACGAAACCTTTAAAACTAGACTAGAAGCGatggaaaaacaaaataaaaactatgcTAAAATCTATCCTAATTTTCGCTGACTAAAACAAGGTTCATTGGGTGAAAAAGAAGCAGCGTCATTTGGAAAACTTTTAATCAAGGCAAAAAGAGAACTAAATTTGTTGTGGTAAAAGATGGAGAGAAATGGAGGAACGAAATCGTAGGAAAAAAACACCACATATTCAAGCAGAATCTGTCCCATAACACCCAACATGTTGATACTTACTTGCATGGGTAATTTTCTGGAGATCTGGAATGTTTGTGAGGACTTTGGGATGTCCATTGCTGgcatgttttccctgtgattGTGACTGAAATTGTGCCTCTGTAGGAACTACCTTCTCCACTTGCACAGGTAAGCTCCGGTACAATTGTCGGTGGTTCAGTTGCTAAAAGAAATAAATGAGAAGtcaacaattaaaacaaaacttgAAGTTTCATATTAACGAGAACATTGCTTACTGCATCGAGGGATGGCACAAGCTTCCCAGCGTTTGGATGGACTGGTGGTGAAGCACCAGGGCCTGGGCTCTCCATCGGGGTTCCTGCAGTAGTTCTCTTCCAAGTACTTATCAGGAAGACTACAAAAGACAGACCACAgttaaaaatgcacaaaatagGCCATATGCCAATTGGGCTTTAAATAATAGGGTCTTACGCTGAAGGAAGGTAACCGTGGTTTTGGGGTTGCTGAGAGTCCCAGCGTTGGCAGGTGAATCCACTCACAGTGGTGGAGATTTTCCCTCTGTAGTTTTCTCCACTGCACTGCATACATTCCTCTGCAGATATTGAAGGGCACATTTAAAGGACAATTCCTTTTTGTTTCCTTGTACATTACTTTTTTccaattttacaaataaaattgagCAACTTAATCCCTTTATGAAAAGGCTTTTCCACAAGAACATAATGCCTTGTTTTCTCTAAGAAGTACGGTACTGTTCAATGCGATTCAAACAGGTCACCTTGACCAGGCTTGCTTTTCCACTGCCAACAGTACTCTTACTTCTTGGCATGTGGCTGTTTGTCACAAGAAGAAAAGCtttctttaaagagcccatataatgggtttttgaaaatgaccttccatgcagtgcaTAACAGctctaaatgaataaaaacatccagccaaggtcttaaatctgaaagtgcatcttgtttaaaaatatagatttttaaaaaataaaagattcaacTAGAGTCATTTAAATAATCCAGTGTTCATCCGAATCAATAAACGTTATCAACGTTGACatgaaacaataccaaatatggAGTGCTGGTcctggtaaaacgtgaacgcgccTTTCCCTTCAATCACTAGCAGAGTGCAGATGTGTGTAGGACTGATCCTGACTGAAGATGAGTGAACATTAATGAGTTCTGAGTTCCACGTTCTGGTGATTAATGCAATAATCTACCCTGCAACAGGGAATTCGTCAGCCATtggttaaaggaaggatcagaaaagactattgatgtatgggactttgtcagagcttgacaggaactcagtacacagttcatggatccgtttcttccttcatttcacaagtgtaagtaagtgcaattaaaatggttgtctccttgttttctctagcttgcaaattatgtatttaattttgttcTGTTACTTGTAACCACTTTACGCAACTTGttctgtatctggttaactctttatattctcatatcgcatctaaagccacgttaaaaacgcagcacgtgccgctttgtttatggatttaatgcgtttgtgagcttgcgatcctctgccgtttgtcaATGCTATGGCCACTATCAGCTGTTCCTATACGCGTGcagcggtcaagtttcaaaaaagttcagcttttgccactgtgtggattaatactgaatgtgtgtcatggttaagagtAGAGCAACATGCTGGTGTTTTAccacattgctttaatgcactcctgcattgggctcacacatatactctgcactctgactacttcaacaatgttgataagccatggtgggtttttctctctgtctcacgctgtcatcagtgcagattagcattgGGCTGAGGAGGGGTTTAGGGAACAAATAAATCGCTGAACAAATCCTTTGGGAGTCGTTGagataattgggtaaaaataaatgcatattataagacaatgaaagtgttttagaccttgcatgcatatcagactgttgttggacacagccaaaaccaaaatatggccTTTAATAATGCATAATGGGGGCTCTTTAATCTTTGTTCATAGCTGTGTGTCATTATTGTATCATTATTATGTCATGTTTcagctgtgtattttaaaatggCACTTCCAGTGTTGTTGGTCCCTTTTCTTGTTGCATGCACAAGTaatgattctctgtaaaccaatagcattcagctgcgagTATTGCTCCAACCTTTTACAATACTGTTGTGCAAGGTACTCTTGCGAAAGGGTCCCAAAATGTATGCTATGTTTCACTATTTTGATACTTATAACAGTGGAAATGGAAATTAATGTGTGCTGTATTTAACTGTATCGCACCGTAACCACTCAGTGAAAATGAGCCATTAGTTAAAGGTACAAGATCATTTCTAAATATTTGCATGATTAAGTAGCAAATCTTCTCAATTTATTTTATCACACCATATAGTTATCAGTGTAATGATGTTACCAGGGGGTTAGATGTAGGATTTGTTTATAAAGCAAATAGTCTACTCCCTCATTTTAAATGAAAGCAACAGTGAGATTTTGCATGGGATTTCTCCATCCATCTGTATGATTTCTTATCATTATGTACAAGTTTAATTGCTGAATGCACCTGTGCAGTCTTGGATATTGCAGTGCTCCCATCGTTTCTCAGGATCTGTGGTGTAGCACCAGGGACCCCCCTTATCTCCATCTGGGTTTCGACAAAAGTTGGACTCCAAATCTGCTTTTGGGTAAGCTCTTGGTGTTATGCTGCGGGAAGATATGACTGAAGTTATTTAGCTGTTCACTGTGATAAACATTTTGTCTTTTACAGCATCCTGAAACACAAATTTGATAAAGAAGCATACTTGGGTACATGGGGGAAAGTTCCCTCCCATCGCTGACATGTTTTCCCTGATTTTGTCTTGGATTTTGTCCCTCTGTAGTCCATGCCAATGCCATTTACACATTCCAGTAAGTACTCTGTATGAAGGAATTCAATCAATTGGTTACAGCATACTTAACAACGCTTTGTTTACTAATGATGTCGATATACAGTAGAACTGTGGATAATGGTAGTTACTGTACATTCTGCATAGTCCGCTAGGGTTTGTGACAGAAAAACTGGTCTTGTAAAAAAGATGCGAATGATGAAATGTGACCCATTAACTGTGCGTACGTTGGGCAAAAAAGTAAGCTGTTGTAAAATGCTTCTTATATCTATTGATGTTTCATAAGGTGAACCAAGATCTGCAGTATTTTGAACCTGTGTTTACATGTGATAGCCAAGCATTAACCTAGCCCATTTTCTACACTGCTACATGGTAATTTGTGACAAATTTTAATACAGTTGATATTTGATTTAGTGATAATATTTATGTAGCAGAGTTGAATCACaacattatttaatatgtaaaattTGGCTCCTAAACCAAAACCAGAGAACAGAGAACAAATGTTTGTTAAGGACAATTTTTTGTAACCGGGTCAGTGCCTAATACATGCATGAGCAATCCCTCATTGGATGATGGATTTTTAGATAGTCTTCTTCACTTTGTTTACTGACATGGACCAAACTACACTTTGATAAATGCGGATTATATATTAACCCAGGctcttgaaaaaataaaacaagaaaaagccTGTCTCTATTAATTCCAAGTGCACTTAAAGCTCAATTCAAACAAGAGTGATGAGTGCTTAAATTACTTAGAGAGTTCGCTGTCAAACTTTCAAAACCACAAAATAATGGATTAGATGATCAAATCTTACCCTTTTTCTCGTAGAGGGCAGCACTCATTCTTCTCAGTATTTGATCAGTTTTTGAGTTGGCAGGTAATGTTACACAATCCTGATCTTTTTCGATGTACAAGAAGGACCTGACAAGCACATATAAATCCCAAATTTTATTTGAATAGCATGGATGATCACACATTAGACTGCTTTAGTGCTAAACAGTATATTTTGAAGGTTTTAATAATGCACCTGCATGTAAAGGAAACCTCTTTGTTACACTTGACGGCACATTCCTCCACTGTATTGACAGTATATTGAGATTTAGGCAATTTCACTATCCAGGCCCCATCAGTTTTAATATATGCTTCCAGAACATCTGTTGAAATATAGAAAAAGTAAGTCACAAATGCAAGCTTAATTCAGAATAAGTCTAAAATATAAAGATATAACCTTTGATCTCCAAAGATTTTTGTGTCAAACATGAACTAAACTTCCTACAGTACCTGTGCTTTGACTGTGACTCCTGAGAAAACCTGGAGATATTATGATCATGTTAATTATATAAAGATAAACAAATgctaaattagtattttttaatcACAAATATGAGataaatttaaaccattttaagcatCCTTACCTGTAAAAAGAAAGAGACCAAGTAAAAGAACTGCTTTGTGTACCTCCATGTCGGAGCATTGACAGGCAGGGACTTTGAGAGGTTTTCAATCTTTTAAACATGACAGTACAACAAACATCACCGGCCGTCACTCATCAGTCAATCATTGTCCTAACAAGGACATGGACCAGGTCAAAAAGTGTTTGATTTGTCGATCGGTTTGTTTGAACCCATCATTACTGTTTATGATCACATGATTTATCagagagttgttgtttttttttatttgattatcaaCTTTGGTTTTACTTTGCATTTGCATATATTCATAGTAAATTGCACTGATAAAAAACAATGAGGATCAGCAGAGAAAGTATATATCTAAATAAAGCAATCAATTAAACAACAAGAttgttaatgtaaaatatatacataacattttaaataataaaaactaatatacaATTATAATACAATTTCTGTCTTTCACCACTGTACAAGGTGTAATATTAGATAAACTTTACATTAACATGCTATACCTAAaataaaaagttgttgttttttaagttaatttttttaagttgatcCAATGTGTTACGACCTTCTTgtctaaaatgtgtaaaaaaaatttaaaaaagcctAAAATTTGGTGAATAATATTGAATTAGTACTAATAAAAAAGATAAGAGTGAAGAGTCAGCACAAGGTTtagaaatgtataatttatttgaTAGAAATATAGGTACTTTAACAGAAACTAGATGTCAAACTGAGTGAGTATAGCttaaaacaacaaacagaaaGCAGCTAGCTAAGTTTAGAGTACTAGCTCACCTAATGCAAAAATCAAAGATGAAAATTAACAGCATAAACCTCACTGAGCTTCCTCTCTCAACCATATACAGCTGAAAagatacacaaaataaaataaggcaCTCACCTTTTGGTCACACTTGGAAGTAAATCTCGAATTAAATACACAAAATAGTAAACAGTAATAGGAATGGAACTTTTTTTGGCAGTGGACTTAATGTCCTATTTAATTCACTGTGTTACttgctgtttatttattgattatttatttttaattttaagagtAAGATCCCAAAAtctaaacatttatattaaaggcagaatttttaaataataaaataaaccgcATTATGTATTAATTTAGTCCATCTAAAAAGAACACAAATCTACAAGTTAATTATCAACTGAGAAAGCTGGAGCCGTCCTACGCTAACTCAATACAAACAGAACAACCTAATTTTGCAATTCTGAACACTGTGTCAAGCAACCATGAGAATAAACTAGTGCAATCAAGATTTGAGCTGAAGTGCAAATAGAAAAAATGACAAGAAAAATAAAGCCTACGATACAAAAACAGACCAATGAAAACATGTTGAGTGTGTACAAAATGGACCAGTGTTTAGCTGGTTTTCCCCCCAGTCTACACCCATTCAGGAAATCTTTAAAAAGCAATGAAGGTATGGCGTCTTAATCTGGTATCAGTGTTTACAGTTACTATAACTACAACAGTTGAAGCTGTCGGCCACAGATTGTGCATGGCTTCACAAGTCTCTGCAAGTCTGCATACTTTAACCAGAATTAAGAAATAAGGTGAGTTGTGTTTTTTGATGACTTTAAATTGGACAGAATAAAttgtattgttcattcatttgttttagtttggagTGAGGGAGTTGTTTTTGCCAATTTCATTTATGTTACAGGTATTTTGGTTCAGTACATGTGTATGGAACAAATGCTGTTTTTTAACCACTTAATGTAGTTCTCAAAAccttaaagtaatttttttattcagtgctGTTTCAGTTGAAGCAAATAAACTGTCCCTAGACAATCGATAGTGCACCTCCAATCCAAATTTCCAAAAtgcattgtgttttgttactgtAGATTAGGAACATAGTATAGTATCATCTCTCATCTAAAATCTTGTCAATTTTATTATGGATCTCTAACAATAAATGCTGTTTTGATGTTCTTCTACCCTGAATAAAAATTCATTGAATTTATaaactcagcggccactttattaggtacaccttactagcatgttgtgcgttcagagctgctcttctgcatacctcggttgtaacgaggggttatttgagttactgttgcctttctaaccgctggaaccagtctggccattctactctgacctatggcatcaacaaggcatttgcgcccacagaactgccgctcactggatattttctttttttcatactattctctgtaaaccctagagatggttgtgcgtgaaaatcccagtagatcagcagtttctgaaatactcagaccagcccgtttgacaccaacaaccatgccacgttcaaagccactttaatcacctttcttccccattctgaagctcagtttgaactgcagcaaatcgtcttgaccacgtctacatgcctaaatgcattgagttgctgccatgtgattggctgattagaaatttgcgttaccgAATAGttgcacaggtgtacctaataaagtggccggtgagtgtataggctgaatttaaacaaaaattaaatttagtaacgtttaacttaattttgtttaaattcagcctatataaattgtttgcaaccacacTTACTGTAACGgtaagtaaatccaatgaattttttttttttgtgtatttgttaGGTGAAATAACCATCATACTGCTGTCTTTGTTCAAACAGAAATACCTACACTTTCCTTCCATTTTAACCTTAATTATAGCaccaaataaacatgaataataaGATTGTGTATCTTGCAATTACTCGCTGAAAACAACTTGTATACAAAGCCCAAGTCAACCTAtgagcttttatttatttgtttttgtttgctgcaAGACAAAAGAAAGAACCCTTATGCTAAATTGGTTCTTTGAGTTTATTAGGATAGTTCAACCATAGATGATGGTACCACTTTAGGTTACAATTCAcggtattaacaaacaattaaaaaaacggtattaaaaacaaaactgttaCTAACACTAGCTAAATAAACTAATAACTAATCATTTATTAATAGTAAGTAAGgtagtacactgttaaaaatactTAAGCtggatcaaattaaccttatgagtcaatTGGActaatattatgttaaactgacttaaaacagtttgcataacttataaaattaagttagatcATGATTAACTTAataagtttaataagttacaatgctgtaaaaacatatgctgtcaggactaattgattatagaatttttttgtgttgttgggTTTAGGGCAGCGCGGTGGCACATGGAGtagcgttgtcgcctcacagctctgttgctggttcaagcttcggcttggactgttggcatttctgtgtggagtttgcatgttctcccagtgttgccgtgggcttcctccgggtgcttttgtttcccaacaagtccaaagacatgtgctgtaggtgaattgggttggctaaattgtccgtagtgtatgtgtgtgaataggagagtatgggtgtttcccagtaatgggttgcagctggaagggcatctgctatgtaaaacatatgctggttaagttggcggttcattccgctgtggctgccccagattaataaagggactaggccgaaaagaaaattaatgaattaatgagtagggtttaggttttgggtaggattagggatgtagactTAGTTAATCCTTTATTTACGgctaatgaacagttaatttCTTAATAACAGACAGTTAAAAAGCCAGTTGTTATAAACTGTGAcctgaactaaagtgttaccaagattatttacaaaccatttactcaccctcaggtggcTCCAAACCTTACATTTTTTCTGATAttatgaaaaatgctggaaactgaTAACCACTGACATTCATAGTCATTaagttaaagattttttttttcaaaatgtattttgtgaTCAACAAAACTGAAACAGGTTCGTAACAAACGTAGAATGATTagctaaataatgacagaattgtcttttatttttacttctttatttgtttatttttttttggggggggggggggggtgaacgtgaactatccctttaaatttagCATTCTTTATTTCCCGCCTTTTTACTTTGCAGTCAGAACTTTAACTGTCAAACACCTCATAAATATTAGCTTTTCTGGAGCTTAACCATCGACTAAAGTTACAAAGACCGTCAAAAACTCTGCCAGGTAGCTAAATTACCCCAGATAGCagacagtaatcggcccgagctcggctgccctccggcgcctccggctccgactcggcttcggcgagtgttatccgggccgagtgcggcccgcagctcgctcgcgcacatgcggttgtgatgcggctgtaaagcactggcccgattccggtcaaccatatccggcccgagtctgtctgtagagtcctggccgcttctggcaaggactcggctgatggcaaccgattaagttcttattttatctagtaatctgttagctccacgtttaatgataatttgagaaaatattcatggtacgatagcaaataaaaaaaaaaaaaaaaaaaaaaaaagaatatttagtgtggatggtcgcaatgtttagacgcaaacaaaacaatattatttataaatagattatacatgtcatctagagaaaaactatgtaaaattcgcttatttttgagatagcacgcctgtgctgactgttttttttttttaagcagaagttggtttcataataaacacatgcgttactaaaCTCCTGAtacaaactccaatccagacggtggcggtaatgctccaaaaagctggttgtcaaccaccatggcacgaagatcacaagaagaaaaagtttggtttttcaatGAGTTCacgtggattccggtcagaaaggtaagctttttactgcttgtgttctgtataattagcgaatttagagcttaaaacatttccacagtgtttggttgtaacagcgtttagtaatttaaaacagtttgatatgaaatgtaacttgctttaagaaacacgactggagctaatgtatgctaacgctaacagttacaaacacgtctgaaagttccttttccttttacacaatgttagattgtaacgtgtgtagtaactgaaaactattttaattatttaaaaaaaaacatgaaacgaatttgtgtgtatgctaactttgcgttaaagaaagtttctgtagacgaatccattaactaacttggcaaaacgtgtttttttcccctgatttaacattataaagtaccgtggatgttgaaaaaatcattgtacaggcgtttacttatc
Protein-coding sequences here:
- the plg gene encoding plasminogen precursor encodes the protein MEVHKAVLLLGLFLFTGFLRSHSQSTDVLEAYIKTDGAWIVKLPKSQYTVNTVEECAVKCNKEVSFTCRSFLYIEKDQDCVTLPANSKTDQILRRMSAALYEKKEYLLECVNGIGMDYRGTKSKTKSGKTCQRWEGTFPHVPNITPRAYPKADLESNFCRNPDGDKGGPWCYTTDPEKRWEHCNIQDCTEECMQCSGENYRGKISTTVSGFTCQRWDSQQPQNHGYLPSALPDKYLEENYCRNPDGEPRPWCFTTSPSKRWEACAIPRCTTEPPTIVPELTCASGEGSSYRGTISVTITGKTCQQWTSQSPHKHSRSPENYPCKGLDGNYCRNPDNERSPWCYTTDPETRWEYCSVPSCGDQPRPEEPVIPQGEECYEGDGSSYRGVMSETISGKKCQFWTSMEPHRHSKTPQNFPKADLRRNLCRNPDGDRAPWCYTTDPTVRWEYCNIERCDNRPNIQEPPAKPAATTPTQSTPAQSTPDQSAPSEKDCKNGNGAEYRGSTSMTVMGVTCQAWRSMTPHQHASFTPETHPDKGLESNQCRNPDSDVNGPWCYTTDPSKKWDYCQIPDCESLKCGQPATKPKRCFGRIVGGCVSKPHSWPWQISLRTRGKIHFCGGTLIDPQWVVTAAHCLERSDSPSAYKIMLGIHTERATESSKQERDVTKIIKGPAGTDIALLKLDRPALINDKVSPVCLPEKDYIVPSNTECYVTGWGETQDTGGEGYLKETGFPVIENKVCNRPSFLNGRVKDHEMCAGNIEGGNDSCQGDSGGPLVCYAQNTFVLQGVTSWGLGCANAMKPGVYTRVSKFVDWIERSIKEN